From a region of the Corallococcus coralloides DSM 2259 genome:
- the selA gene encoding L-seryl-tRNA(Sec) selenium transferase: MGAASNSPDGKNALLRGLPSIEQLLRRPSLESRLANLPHARAVAALRLAVERVRARLLAGDLRPFEDADVEAALASLATPNLRRVINATGVVLHTNLGRAPLAAEAVERVVAVARGYSNLEYDLDEGERGSRYAPLIGLLRTLTGAEDAIVVNNCAGAVLLVLAALASGRECVVSRGELVEIGGGFRIPDVMRQSGAKLVEVGTTNRTRRADYANALSPDTSLIVKVHRSNFALVGFTEEAALAELTELGRSRDVPVFQDLGSGALVPLTGPGLTPEPTVGQAIRDGADVVAFSGDKLLGGPQAGVIVGRSDLLKRIKSHPLTRALRVDKMTVAALEATLELYRDGRADAVPTQSLLTQQPALLQARAERLAALLVARGVEGRVVSVDGQVGGGAMPLSRLPSFACSLTVEAPKVFLERLREAEVPVIGRIADDEVVLDVRCLSEEDLGQVAQAVAAARSGSQP, translated from the coding sequence ATGGGCGCTGCCTCGAACTCTCCGGACGGCAAGAACGCGTTGCTGCGCGGCCTTCCGTCCATCGAGCAACTTCTGCGACGGCCGTCGCTGGAGTCCCGGCTCGCGAATCTTCCCCATGCCCGAGCCGTTGCTGCCCTGCGGCTCGCTGTCGAACGGGTGCGTGCGCGGCTGCTCGCCGGTGACCTGCGCCCCTTCGAGGACGCGGACGTGGAGGCGGCGCTCGCGTCGCTGGCCACGCCGAACCTCCGGCGCGTGATCAACGCCACCGGCGTCGTGCTCCACACGAACCTCGGCCGCGCACCGCTGGCTGCCGAAGCCGTGGAGCGTGTCGTCGCCGTGGCTCGGGGCTACTCCAACCTCGAATACGACCTGGACGAAGGCGAACGCGGCAGCCGCTACGCGCCGCTCATTGGCCTCCTGCGCACGCTCACCGGCGCGGAGGACGCCATCGTCGTCAACAACTGCGCGGGCGCCGTGCTGCTTGTCCTGGCCGCGCTTGCCTCCGGCCGGGAGTGTGTCGTGTCCCGTGGCGAGCTCGTGGAAATCGGCGGTGGCTTCCGCATCCCGGACGTCATGCGCCAGTCCGGCGCGAAGCTCGTCGAAGTGGGCACCACCAACCGCACCCGCCGCGCGGACTACGCCAACGCGTTGAGCCCGGACACCAGCCTCATCGTGAAGGTCCACCGCTCCAACTTCGCGCTCGTCGGCTTCACGGAAGAGGCGGCCCTCGCGGAGCTCACCGAACTGGGACGCTCCCGTGACGTGCCCGTGTTCCAGGACCTGGGCTCCGGCGCGCTCGTGCCGCTGACCGGACCGGGCCTCACCCCGGAGCCCACCGTGGGCCAGGCCATCCGGGATGGCGCGGACGTCGTCGCGTTCTCCGGCGACAAGCTGCTCGGCGGTCCCCAGGCGGGCGTCATCGTCGGCCGCTCGGACCTGCTCAAGCGCATCAAATCCCACCCGCTCACACGTGCGCTGCGTGTCGACAAGATGACGGTCGCGGCCCTGGAGGCGACGCTGGAGCTGTACCGGGATGGCCGCGCGGACGCGGTCCCCACCCAAAGCCTGCTCACCCAGCAACCGGCTTTGTTGCAAGCCCGTGCCGAACGCCTGGCGGCCCTCCTCGTGGCACGCGGCGTGGAGGGCCGTGTCGTGTCCGTGGATGGACAGGTGGGTGGAGGTGCCATGCCTCTGTCCCGGTTGCCTTCCTTCGCTTGCAGCCTCACCGTAGAAGCGCCGAAAGTATTCCTGGAACGTCTGCGCGAAGCCGAGGTGCCGGTTATTGGCAGGATTGCGGATGACGAGGTCGTTCTCGACGTCCGGTGTCTCTCAGAGGAGGACCTGGGGCAGGTCGCGCAGGCTGTGGCGGCCGCCCGTTCGGGAAGCCAGCCATGA
- a CDS encoding GAF domain-containing sensor histidine kinase — translation MDIRTQSALLASIIGLALGVSMLLRPGRPRVLTLYSVFTLTVAGYYLSLFFHSIFPSLDYPWVSRIALGATVLVVSLVPGAAVAFFLEFLGVSKGAHQVGRRLALLSGVLGLTVAVTPLADKPWARLALGAWVLGTLFTSVSLLVHRVRTTESRIEQFRLAYLAIGAGAAVLFNGLDFLSRNDIPFPTLGPVFATLYLFFLAQTLLRLRLMDLHELLGKIASQTVLAIILASVFTVLTAWVDENTSLFVFNTVVAAFVILILLDPLRTKVEEMVVRIFFRERFALLGTLSALRVRMASVIEISELARVVLDALHETGRVTHASVYLMAEDRPGYRLLDSRGPLPVALLDTAAARGVLFAVASGQKAVLLENIERRISVMRVQAVEGKRFRDELKRLNDTRAALLQMKAGISVPLMGNDRVIGFLNLWDERVPEAYASDEIALILEVSERMATVLENSKLYEKIRERDRLAALGEMAAGLAHEIRNPLGAIKGAAQCLDPRKLPGEDGEFLDVIVEEVNRLNGVVTAFLDYSRPLKQNFGPTDLNEVVTRTMRLIQNDMPPTAELAVELDLRLPRAEGDAEQLKQVLINLVQNAVQALGPQPGRITVRTEKPERFGDLRSAGGEFVEVRVSDTGPGIPADQQPHIFVPFFTTKQKGTGLGLAICQRIVKNHGGSISVQSKVGEGTAFIIRLPALPSEQVEGALPEGTPAPPTRPSQPALPVPEELREPTPAPKTPEPKPKKEKRRRAG, via the coding sequence ATGGATATCCGCACCCAAAGCGCACTGCTCGCTTCCATCATCGGTCTGGCGCTGGGCGTGTCCATGTTGTTGCGCCCCGGACGGCCCCGGGTCCTCACGCTCTACTCCGTCTTCACCCTGACGGTCGCCGGGTATTACCTCAGCCTCTTCTTCCACAGCATCTTCCCCTCCCTCGACTACCCCTGGGTGTCCCGCATCGCCCTCGGGGCGACGGTGCTCGTCGTCTCCCTGGTGCCCGGGGCGGCGGTCGCCTTCTTCCTCGAGTTCCTGGGGGTCAGCAAGGGAGCCCACCAGGTCGGCCGGCGGCTCGCCCTCCTGTCCGGCGTGCTGGGTCTGACCGTCGCCGTTACACCCTTGGCGGACAAACCATGGGCCCGTCTGGCGCTGGGCGCCTGGGTGCTGGGCACGTTGTTCACTTCCGTGTCCTTGCTGGTGCACCGGGTGCGCACGACGGAGTCGCGCATCGAGCAGTTCCGGCTGGCGTACCTGGCCATTGGCGCGGGCGCGGCGGTGCTGTTCAACGGGCTGGACTTCCTGTCGCGCAACGACATCCCGTTCCCCACGCTGGGTCCGGTCTTCGCGACGCTCTACCTGTTCTTCCTCGCGCAGACGCTGCTGCGGCTGCGGCTGATGGACCTGCACGAGCTCCTGGGGAAGATCGCCTCGCAGACGGTGCTGGCCATCATCCTGGCGTCGGTGTTCACGGTGCTGACGGCGTGGGTGGACGAGAACACGTCGCTCTTCGTCTTCAACACGGTGGTGGCCGCGTTCGTCATCCTCATCCTGTTGGATCCGCTGCGCACCAAGGTGGAGGAGATGGTGGTGCGCATCTTCTTCCGCGAGCGCTTCGCGCTGCTGGGCACGCTGAGCGCCCTGCGCGTGCGCATGGCCTCCGTCATCGAGATTTCAGAGCTGGCGCGCGTGGTGCTGGATGCGCTGCACGAGACGGGGCGCGTGACGCACGCGTCGGTGTACCTGATGGCGGAGGACCGGCCGGGCTACCGGCTTTTGGACTCGCGAGGCCCGCTGCCGGTGGCGCTCCTGGACACGGCGGCCGCTCGCGGCGTGCTCTTCGCGGTGGCCAGCGGGCAGAAGGCGGTGCTGCTGGAGAACATCGAGCGGCGCATCTCCGTGATGCGGGTGCAGGCGGTGGAGGGCAAGCGCTTCCGCGACGAGCTGAAGCGGCTCAACGACACGCGCGCCGCGCTGCTCCAGATGAAGGCCGGCATCAGCGTGCCGCTGATGGGCAACGACCGCGTCATCGGCTTCCTGAACCTGTGGGACGAACGGGTGCCGGAGGCGTACGCGTCGGATGAAATCGCGCTCATCCTGGAGGTCTCCGAGCGGATGGCGACGGTGCTGGAGAACTCCAAGCTGTACGAGAAGATCCGCGAGCGGGATCGCCTGGCGGCGCTGGGTGAGATGGCGGCGGGCCTGGCGCATGAAATCCGCAACCCGCTGGGCGCCATCAAGGGCGCGGCGCAGTGCCTGGATCCGCGGAAGCTGCCGGGCGAGGACGGCGAGTTCCTGGACGTCATCGTCGAGGAGGTGAACCGGCTCAACGGCGTGGTGACGGCGTTCCTGGATTACTCGCGCCCGCTGAAGCAGAACTTCGGGCCCACCGACCTCAACGAGGTGGTGACGCGCACGATGCGGCTCATCCAGAACGACATGCCGCCCACGGCGGAGCTGGCGGTGGAGCTGGACCTGCGCCTGCCGCGCGCGGAGGGCGACGCGGAGCAGCTCAAGCAGGTGCTGATCAACCTGGTGCAGAACGCGGTGCAGGCCCTGGGGCCGCAGCCGGGCCGCATCACGGTGCGCACGGAGAAGCCGGAGCGCTTCGGCGACCTGCGCAGCGCGGGCGGCGAGTTCGTGGAGGTGCGCGTCTCCGACACCGGGCCGGGCATTCCGGCGGATCAACAGCCGCACATCTTCGTGCCCTTCTTCACGACGAAGCAGAAGGGCACGGGCCTGGGGCTCGCCATCTGCCAGCGCATCGTGAAGAACCACGGCGGCAGCATCAGCGTGCAGAGCAAGGTGGGCGAAGGCACCGCGTTCATCATCCGCCTGCCGGCCCTGCCCTCCGAGCAGGTGGAAGGCGCGCTGCCGGAAGGCACGCCCGCGCCCCCCACGCGCCCCTCCCAGCCCGCCCTCCCCGTCCCGGAGGAGCTGCGCGAACCCACGCCGGCCCCGAAGACGCCCGAGCCCAAGCCGAAGAAGGAGAAGCGCCGCCGCGCGGGGTGA
- a CDS encoding serine/threonine-protein kinase, which translates to MRGKAADEDGLEPTLPQVRTPVSPGGTLLQGAVTPRPPAPTNQGLVPGQVVAGRYRVEKWLGVGGTSAVYQALDVKKHQRVALKVLAVPYADEAMVTRFRQEVEHARALEHVNILHVFDVGSDGDRHYLTVELLEGRDLRQVMLEGRPTLANALRWLTHATVALEHAHARGVLHRDVKPGNLFITRTGVLKLMDFGLAKSAHVMGNTAQGATLGTPEYMAPEQVKGAEVSPATDLYALGVVAYELLTGQLPFRHVQPVPLMLMHVQEQPVPPRKRRPDLPEAFEQVVLKLMRKQPEERYASATVLRAELAKLWPLALQQGRAL; encoded by the coding sequence CTGCGCGGCAAGGCCGCGGACGAAGACGGTCTGGAGCCCACGCTCCCGCAGGTGCGGACGCCCGTGTCTCCCGGAGGCACGTTGCTCCAGGGGGCGGTGACGCCCCGGCCCCCGGCGCCGACGAACCAGGGGCTCGTCCCCGGGCAGGTGGTGGCGGGCCGCTACCGCGTGGAGAAGTGGCTGGGCGTGGGCGGCACGTCGGCGGTGTACCAGGCGCTGGATGTGAAGAAGCACCAGCGTGTGGCGCTGAAGGTGCTGGCGGTGCCGTACGCGGATGAAGCGATGGTGACGCGCTTCCGCCAGGAGGTGGAGCACGCCCGGGCGCTGGAGCACGTGAACATCCTGCATGTGTTCGACGTGGGCTCGGATGGGGACCGGCACTACCTGACGGTGGAGTTGCTGGAGGGGAGGGATTTGCGTCAGGTGATGCTGGAGGGGCGCCCCACGCTGGCCAATGCCTTGCGGTGGCTGACGCATGCCACGGTGGCGCTGGAGCACGCGCATGCGCGCGGGGTGCTGCACCGGGACGTGAAGCCGGGGAACCTGTTCATCACGCGCACGGGCGTGCTGAAGCTGATGGATTTCGGGCTCGCGAAGAGCGCGCATGTGATGGGCAACACGGCGCAGGGCGCGACGCTGGGAACGCCGGAGTACATGGCGCCGGAGCAGGTGAAGGGGGCGGAGGTGTCCCCGGCCACGGACCTGTATGCCCTGGGTGTGGTGGCCTATGAGCTGCTGACCGGGCAGCTGCCGTTCCGTCACGTGCAGCCTGTTCCGCTGATGCTGATGCACGTGCAGGAGCAGCCGGTTCCTCCAAGGAAGCGGCGTCCAGACCTGCCGGAAGCTTTCGAGCAGGTCGTCCTCAAGCTGATGCGGAAGCAGCCCGAGGAGCGTTACGCGAGCGCCACGGTGCTGCGCGCTGAACTGGCGAAGCTGTGGCCGCTGGCACTCCAGCAGGGGCGCGCGTTATAG
- a CDS encoding MinD/ParA family ATP-binding protein, whose translation MRAFVKPAPLPPSAPASLAGTSPRAGNDVSPSGPAGLARRSRAARIIAVGGGKGGIGKSMVSANLGVALAQAGQKVLLVDADLGGANLHTCLGVGPPESTLSDFLRRGKANLEEVMVGTGVPGLSLIAGAQDSLDAANLKYAQKQKLLRTLLSQTTADYLILDLGAGTSFNTLDFFLIADHGLLVVLPEPTSVENAYRFVKAAFFRKLQQTEARYGIQDMVEGALSTREGGLRTLHDIVAQVRRKAPSDAERLERELAAFHVRLVVNQARTDADEKVGSAMVSAWKKFFGIDMDDLGALRHDDEAWRAVRKRKPVLLERPDSPVSQGLQRIAARILTLDGLSPESAIP comes from the coding sequence ATGCGAGCCTTCGTGAAGCCCGCCCCCCTGCCTCCATCCGCTCCCGCCTCACTGGCTGGCACCTCGCCGCGTGCAGGCAATGACGTGTCGCCCTCGGGACCCGCGGGCCTTGCTCGGCGCTCCCGCGCGGCGCGGATCATCGCGGTGGGCGGCGGCAAGGGCGGCATCGGCAAGTCGATGGTGTCCGCCAACCTGGGCGTCGCGCTCGCGCAGGCAGGCCAGAAGGTGCTGCTCGTGGACGCCGACCTGGGTGGCGCCAACCTGCACACCTGCCTGGGCGTGGGCCCTCCGGAGTCCACGCTGTCGGACTTCCTGCGGCGCGGGAAGGCGAACCTCGAAGAGGTGATGGTCGGCACCGGCGTGCCCGGGCTGTCGCTGATCGCCGGGGCGCAGGACTCGCTGGACGCGGCGAACCTCAAGTACGCGCAGAAGCAGAAGCTCCTGCGCACGCTGCTGTCGCAGACGACGGCGGACTACCTCATCCTGGACCTGGGCGCGGGCACCAGCTTCAACACGCTCGACTTCTTCCTCATCGCGGACCACGGCCTGCTCGTCGTGCTGCCGGAGCCCACGTCCGTGGAGAACGCGTACCGCTTCGTCAAGGCGGCCTTCTTCCGCAAGCTCCAGCAGACGGAGGCGCGCTACGGCATCCAGGACATGGTCGAGGGCGCGCTGTCCACCCGCGAGGGCGGCCTGCGGACGCTGCACGACATCGTCGCGCAGGTGCGGCGCAAGGCCCCTTCGGACGCGGAGCGGCTGGAGCGCGAGCTGGCGGCGTTCCACGTGCGGCTCGTCGTGAACCAGGCGCGCACGGACGCGGACGAAAAGGTCGGCTCCGCGATGGTGTCCGCGTGGAAGAAGTTCTTCGGCATCGACATGGATGACCTGGGCGCCCTGCGCCACGACGATGAAGCGTGGCGCGCGGTGCGCAAACGCAAGCCGGTGCTCCTCGAGCGGCCCGATTCGCCCGTGTCCCAGGGACTCCAGCGCATCGCCGCTCGCATCCTGACGCTCGACGGCCTTTCCCCCGAGTCCGCCATCCCATGA
- a CDS encoding VOC family protein encodes MSVKFNHTIIHAKDKVASARFLAELLGLPEPTPFGHFQVVKLTDGASLDYVTTQDAIHGQHYAFLVTEEVFDSLIAKIRDRKIQHWADPRGQHENQINTHDGGRGVYFQDPNGHYMEAITVPYGGW; translated from the coding sequence ATGTCTGTCAAATTCAACCACACGATCATCCATGCGAAGGACAAGGTCGCATCCGCGCGATTCCTCGCGGAGTTGCTTGGGTTGCCGGAGCCCACGCCCTTCGGGCACTTCCAGGTGGTGAAGCTGACGGATGGCGCGTCGCTCGACTACGTCACCACCCAGGACGCGATCCACGGGCAGCACTACGCATTCCTGGTGACGGAGGAGGTCTTCGATTCGCTGATCGCGAAGATCCGCGACCGGAAGATCCAGCACTGGGCCGACCCGCGCGGCCAGCATGAGAACCAGATCAACACCCATGACGGAGGCCGTGGGGTCTACTTCCAGGACCCCAACGGCCACTACATGGAAGCCATCACCGTGCCGTACGGCGGCTGGTGA
- a CDS encoding transglycosylase SLT domain-containing protein, which translates to MKVSLQHLALLASAALLSAQAPAPAVAPVTPAATAPASTDDTDQAPTTRTDNAPSEAQLTPPPDADKAPLPVGYVQVFNPAFPGLVPPTPVVHRGRRYGLEDLTPYFADGKKRDAKDAFDKGQYTKARALLEGEGDSPPVRYLRALSAVRAGDDKAAAAEMAALANDYPALKDRCLTHAGVALESQGRLDDAAASFKQVPEGSRMYVDARLGLARVLRKKKDYDGAMEALTPLTQRMMTGWGRNVGAEALIATADLAVEKKDKAAEKAALWKLWAAQPLSPIVKQVEKRLKGQTPPVDAKVGRAEALIEAHRNKQGMAILEPMLKTLKLPDALACRAHFAFGKGQRKERQHTAAIQILTPVVEQCKDRDLLARALYVLGSSRSIVDQQRGTDTYERLAKEFPDHSFADDALFYAADLYVKTHRPKEAMARLDEVARLYPKGDFLGEALFKAFWVARTSKVEDGGFSFLDRIEEQFANADESYDVERARYWRARTLEERGNIQGAAELMEKLAVEHPATYYGLMARSKLGELDPKRLEAVSASIFDVPEAASPWPMFAGPMGDDPHFRAGVELLRLGFADSVPSELMLVNRANQPPESMRLLVMVLSQSGDARSAHAIARLALRKDLSGRITPQTRPVWEVAYPNAFRDLIEKHTAPAGVEPDLLQALMREESALDPKALSWAGAMGLTQLMPSTAKGVARELKIKKFTVDSLLQPELNIRFGAHYLGGLIKQFKGHTPYAVGSYNAGSGAVNRWRAAKPDLALDAWVEEIPIAETRGYIKRVLRSYNTYQLLYGRVPKVPVMPSASR; encoded by the coding sequence ATGAAAGTGTCCCTCCAGCATCTCGCCCTCCTCGCCTCCGCGGCGCTGTTGTCCGCGCAGGCTCCTGCCCCCGCCGTGGCTCCGGTGACGCCGGCCGCCACGGCTCCCGCCTCCACTGACGACACGGACCAGGCCCCCACGACGCGCACGGACAATGCGCCGTCGGAGGCGCAGCTGACGCCGCCGCCGGACGCGGACAAGGCGCCGTTGCCGGTGGGCTACGTGCAGGTGTTCAACCCGGCCTTCCCGGGGCTCGTGCCGCCCACGCCGGTGGTGCACCGCGGGCGCCGCTACGGGCTGGAGGACCTGACGCCGTACTTCGCGGACGGCAAGAAGAGGGACGCGAAGGACGCGTTCGACAAGGGCCAGTACACCAAGGCACGCGCGCTGCTGGAGGGTGAAGGGGACAGCCCGCCGGTGCGCTACCTGCGCGCGCTGTCCGCGGTGCGGGCCGGGGACGACAAGGCGGCGGCGGCGGAGATGGCGGCGCTCGCCAACGACTACCCGGCGCTGAAGGACCGCTGCCTCACGCACGCGGGCGTGGCGCTGGAGTCCCAGGGCCGGCTGGATGACGCGGCGGCCAGCTTCAAGCAGGTGCCGGAAGGCTCGCGCATGTACGTGGACGCGCGCCTGGGTCTGGCGCGCGTGCTGCGCAAGAAGAAGGACTACGACGGCGCCATGGAGGCGCTGACGCCGCTCACCCAGCGCATGATGACGGGCTGGGGCCGCAACGTGGGCGCGGAGGCGCTCATCGCCACGGCGGACCTGGCGGTGGAGAAGAAGGACAAGGCCGCGGAGAAGGCCGCGCTGTGGAAGCTGTGGGCAGCCCAGCCCCTGTCGCCCATCGTCAAGCAGGTGGAGAAGCGCCTCAAGGGGCAGACGCCGCCCGTGGACGCCAAGGTGGGCCGCGCGGAGGCGCTCATCGAAGCGCACCGCAACAAGCAGGGCATGGCCATCCTGGAGCCGATGCTCAAGACGCTGAAGCTGCCGGACGCGCTCGCGTGCCGCGCGCACTTCGCGTTCGGCAAGGGGCAGCGCAAGGAGCGCCAGCACACCGCCGCCATCCAGATCCTCACGCCGGTGGTGGAGCAGTGCAAGGACCGCGACCTGCTGGCCCGCGCGCTGTACGTGCTCGGCTCGTCGCGCTCCATCGTGGATCAGCAGCGCGGCACGGACACCTACGAGCGGCTGGCGAAGGAGTTCCCGGACCACTCGTTCGCGGACGACGCGCTCTTCTACGCGGCCGACCTGTACGTGAAGACCCACCGCCCCAAGGAGGCCATGGCGCGGCTGGATGAGGTGGCGCGGCTCTACCCCAAGGGCGACTTCCTGGGCGAGGCGCTCTTCAAGGCCTTCTGGGTGGCGCGCACGTCGAAGGTGGAGGACGGGGGCTTCTCCTTCCTGGACCGCATCGAGGAGCAGTTCGCCAACGCGGACGAGTCCTACGACGTGGAGCGCGCGCGCTACTGGCGGGCGCGCACGCTGGAGGAGCGCGGCAACATCCAGGGCGCCGCGGAGCTGATGGAGAAGCTCGCGGTGGAGCACCCGGCCACGTACTACGGCCTGATGGCGCGCTCGAAGCTGGGCGAGCTGGACCCGAAGCGGCTGGAGGCCGTGTCGGCGTCCATCTTCGACGTGCCGGAGGCCGCCAGCCCCTGGCCGATGTTCGCGGGCCCCATGGGGGACGACCCCCACTTCCGCGCGGGCGTGGAGCTGTTGCGCCTGGGCTTCGCGGACTCCGTGCCGTCGGAGCTGATGCTGGTGAACCGCGCCAACCAGCCGCCGGAGTCCATGCGGCTGTTGGTGATGGTGCTGTCGCAGTCCGGTGACGCGCGGTCGGCGCACGCCATCGCGCGGCTCGCGCTGCGCAAGGACCTGAGCGGGCGCATCACCCCGCAGACCCGTCCCGTGTGGGAGGTGGCCTATCCCAACGCGTTCCGCGACCTGATTGAAAAGCACACCGCGCCCGCGGGCGTGGAGCCGGACCTGCTCCAGGCGCTGATGCGCGAGGAGAGCGCGCTGGACCCCAAGGCCCTGTCCTGGGCCGGCGCGATGGGGCTCACGCAGCTGATGCCCTCCACGGCGAAGGGCGTGGCGCGCGAGCTCAAGATCAAGAAGTTCACCGTGGACTCGCTGCTCCAGCCGGAGCTGAACATCCGCTTCGGCGCGCACTACCTGGGCGGGCTGATCAAGCAGTTCAAGGGCCACACGCCCTACGCGGTGGGCAGCTACAACGCGGGCTCCGGCGCGGTGAACCGCTGGCGCGCGGCCAAGCCGGACCTGGCGCTGGATGCGTGGGTGGAGGAGATCCCCATCGCGGAGACGCGCGGCTACATCAAGCGCGTGCTGCGCTCCTACAACACCTACCAGCTGCTCTACGGCCGCGTGCCGAAGGTGCCGGTGATGCCTAGTGCATCGCGTTAG
- a CDS encoding HNH endonuclease, with product MINSAVLVLNRYYQPVHVTSVKRAFSLLYQGVAKAIDEQYRLYEFEDWAALSATQDSITTIDRTIRVPRVLVLGAYDHLPRAKVRFSRLNIYARDNDTCQYCAKQLPRSELNLDHVSPRTQGGKTTWENVVCSCVPCNLKKGGRTPEQAGMRLLKKPVRPRWTPLFRGAIRKITYREWLPFLHLADVSYWNVELLDE from the coding sequence ATGATCAACAGCGCCGTGCTCGTTTTAAACCGGTACTACCAACCGGTTCACGTGACGTCGGTCAAACGGGCTTTTTCCCTGCTGTATCAGGGCGTCGCCAAAGCCATCGACGAGCAGTACCGGTTGTATGAGTTCGAGGACTGGGCCGCTCTCAGCGCCACCCAGGACAGCATCACCACCATCGACCGCACCATCCGAGTGCCGCGCGTCCTCGTGCTCGGCGCGTATGACCACCTGCCGCGCGCCAAGGTGCGCTTCTCGCGCCTCAACATCTACGCGCGCGACAACGACACCTGCCAGTACTGCGCGAAGCAGCTGCCCCGCAGCGAGCTCAACCTGGACCACGTCAGCCCTCGCACCCAGGGGGGCAAGACGACGTGGGAGAACGTCGTGTGCTCCTGCGTGCCCTGCAACCTGAAGAAGGGTGGGCGCACTCCGGAACAGGCCGGGATGCGGCTGCTCAAGAAGCCCGTGCGACCGCGCTGGACGCCGCTGTTCCGCGGCGCCATCCGTAAAATCACCTACCGTGAGTGGCTGCCGTTCCTGCACCTCGCGGACGTGTCGTACTGGAACGTCGAGCTGCTCGACGAGTGA